A stretch of Pyrenophora tritici-repentis strain M4 chromosome 7, whole genome shotgun sequence DNA encodes these proteins:
- a CDS encoding CDC27 multi-domain protein — protein MFPSVKDRARQLFGEAAFPADAPTPPPVATGRRGAPPKAAAAPKPSPEPKTPAKLSRTRNAPPPVEETPKPIGAWPSPLEQFRARRAQPEKTSPPPSPSNPTSKSVAPPKTASSAPPKAEKASKTDKPSRTEKAEKSSLSKKTSSQTKLMPPTKAAAPPKKVPEPKAVPLKKKPEPKPALKSAPEPKKQSRPKPETRTSSRPKLERSSSSSSLEDDEYGQLRTACLREVSKVTGLKGKNLAISLRQRSSGEWYAALKDVSADKYLKMWMNRDKTFETQEEALEAYLIFAKKMNTDTKLFGPMSPKLGKSKGGFF, from the coding sequence ATGTTTCCCAGCGTAAAGGACCGAGCGCGACAGCTGTTTGGGGAGGCGGCTTTTCCAGCAGATGCGCCTACACCTCCACCAGTTGCGACGGGAAGGAGAGGCGCCCCGCCAAAGGCTGCAGCAGCACCGAAGCCAAGTCCAGAGCCAAAGACACCTGCAAAGCTATCGAGGACAAGAAATGCGCCACCTCCAGTTGAAGAAACGCCAAAGCCTATAGGCGCATGGCCAAGTCCTCTCGAGCAGTTTAGGGCGAGGAGAGCGCAGCCAGAGAAGACAAGTCCACCACCATCGCCGTCCAACCCCACATCCAAATCCGTTGCGCCACCCAAAACCGCATCGTCCGCACCTCCGAAGGCTGAAAAGGCTTCCAAGACCGATAAGCCGTCCAGAACAGAGAAGGCTGAAAAGTCATCCTTATCGAAAAAGACAAGCTCGCAGACAAAGTTGATGCCACCTACGAAAGCAGCAGCACCACCAAAGAAGGTGCCAGAACCCAAGGCCGTGCCACTCAAGAAGAAGCCCGAGCCGAAACCTGCCCTCAAATCTGCCCCCGAGCCCAAGAAGCAGTCACGCCCCAAGCCCGAAACTCGCACCTCGTCACGCCCTAAGCTGGAGCGTAGCTCCTCCAGCTCCTCGCTCGAAGACGACGAGTATGGCCAACTGCGCACCGCTTGTCTCCGTGAAGTCTCAAAGGTCACAGGCCTCAAGGGCAAGAACTTAGCGATATCGCTGCGACAACGATCTTCAGGTGAATGGTATGCGGCACTGAAAGACGTGAGTGCGGACAAATACCTGAAGATGTGGATGAACCGCGATAAGACATTTGAGACGCAGGAAGAAGCCCTCGAGGCCTACTTGATTTTTgcgaagaagatgaacacAGACACAAAGCTGTTTGGGCCCATGAGCCCCAAACTAGGGAAGAGCAAGGGAGGCTTCTTCTGA